Proteins encoded together in one Aminipila butyrica window:
- a CDS encoding amino acid permease, protein MSEENSNQVKRGLKKRHLNMIAIGGTIGTGLFLTSGYNIQNAGAFGGPLAYLIIGILVYVLMHGVGEMSTFLPTSGAYATFAGLFVHPVFGFAVGWNVWINASISIGAELVGGAVILQQFFPSVPPFVWCVVIGVIVLALNLITVKAYGEAEFWFASIKVVTIIIFIIVGILMVVGLVGKQGFIGFANWNAGTLMPFGFSAVILTAAGVIWSYLGVETVTIAAGETENPEKNVPAAIKTVFFRIVLFYVGSVTIMSLVVPFDQVSVMNNGYAGVFKLAGFQAAAVAMNIVILTSLASCTNSVVYVASRMLMALSQEGKAPKVFGKVNSRGIPAPAILMTMAIGLISLATNFASPDKVFVWIVSIAGFNTLLTWFGILLSHYCFRKWLVHHGGKVENLKFKSKAYPLTTILGLLFLVFIAVVTAISPSTRLTFYIGAPMMAIYFIAGVIVYKRGKIIPVKYDSFLNANINNDSFLKGGEEK, encoded by the coding sequence ATGAGTGAAGAAAACAGTAATCAAGTAAAACGAGGACTCAAAAAGCGGCATCTAAACATGATCGCAATTGGCGGAACCATTGGAACCGGATTGTTTTTGACATCTGGCTACAATATACAAAATGCTGGAGCTTTTGGCGGACCCCTGGCTTATCTTATCATCGGTATCTTAGTTTACGTTCTTATGCATGGCGTTGGAGAGATGTCAACCTTTTTACCGACGTCGGGAGCCTATGCTACCTTTGCAGGGCTATTCGTGCACCCAGTATTTGGCTTCGCCGTGGGCTGGAATGTCTGGATTAATGCGTCTATTTCTATTGGGGCGGAGCTGGTAGGTGGAGCGGTTATCTTACAGCAGTTTTTCCCAAGTGTGCCGCCGTTTGTCTGGTGTGTGGTAATCGGCGTAATTGTTCTGGCATTAAATTTAATTACGGTGAAAGCTTATGGAGAAGCTGAATTCTGGTTTGCCAGCATTAAAGTTGTGACAATTATTATCTTTATTATTGTTGGTATACTCATGGTAGTAGGTCTGGTGGGCAAACAGGGCTTCATTGGGTTTGCCAATTGGAATGCTGGTACCTTGATGCCATTTGGCTTTTCCGCCGTCATTTTAACGGCAGCGGGTGTTATTTGGTCCTATCTAGGTGTAGAAACGGTCACAATAGCTGCTGGAGAAACAGAAAATCCAGAAAAAAATGTGCCGGCTGCTATAAAAACCGTATTTTTCAGAATCGTACTTTTTTACGTAGGCTCGGTAACTATTATGAGTTTGGTTGTGCCGTTTGATCAGGTAAGTGTCATGAACAATGGCTATGCCGGTGTGTTCAAACTGGCTGGCTTCCAGGCAGCAGCCGTGGCCATGAACATTGTTATCCTCACCTCCCTGGCATCCTGTACCAATTCAGTTGTGTATGTGGCAAGCAGAATGTTGATGGCTCTTTCACAAGAGGGAAAGGCACCAAAGGTTTTCGGCAAAGTCAACAGCAGAGGTATTCCGGCACCAGCTATATTGATGACCATGGCCATTGGCTTAATCTCTTTAGCCACGAACTTTGCATCCCCAGATAAGGTTTTTGTCTGGATTGTCTCCATCGCAGGCTTTAATACGCTGCTGACCTGGTTTGGTATTTTGCTTTCTCATTACTGTTTCCGAAAATGGTTGGTTCATCATGGCGGAAAAGTAGAAAACTTAAAATTTAAATCAAAAGCTTATCCGCTGACTACTATATTAGGACTTTTATTCTTGGTTTTCATCGCGGTTGTTACAGCCATAAGCCCTTCTACCCGTCTGACGTTCTACATCGGAGCTCCGATGATGGCCATTTACTTTATCGCTGGCGTGATCGTCTATAAGAGAGGTAAAATCATCCCGGTTAAATATGACTCATTCCTGAACGCAAATATAAACAATGACTCATTCCTGAAAGGGGGAGAAGAAAAATAA
- a CDS encoding M20 family metallopeptidase, which translates to MKKENLNSYETLEKEIIELMKALIAIESPYFQEEEIMSFVNSWFHNHQLESYLHTYVDKKVTKFEGKNVVLIQQGNQPGPTVCLNGHLDTVSLCKGWTENPFEGTVKDGDIYGLGALDMKSGCSAIMLAVKRFSERHRRFKGKILVTLVSDEEGPYGLGTNALIEDGLLADVDFSIIAEPSAAFLEKPFPAICLGARGGYGVEIELFGKSAHAAIPEHGINAATDAAKVVSALKDVHYFQDELLGKGSLCVVGMESDGGACSVPDYATIKLFWHIVRNENESSIHKEIEKAIKRADISCQYQIHFREAPSEGSKGFLPYTVERSNTFVDTFIRVAEQVCGQEMSIGYLQSIGDFNYLGSRLQAPAVIFGAAGQGLHGSNEHASIDSIVKTSETIYNFLEEILL; encoded by the coding sequence ATGAAAAAGGAAAACCTCAATTCATATGAGACTTTAGAAAAAGAAATAATTGAATTAATGAAAGCACTGATTGCGATTGAAAGTCCCTACTTTCAAGAAGAGGAAATCATGTCTTTTGTAAATAGCTGGTTCCATAATCATCAGTTAGAGTCCTATCTGCATACATACGTGGATAAAAAGGTCACCAAATTTGAAGGTAAAAATGTGGTATTAATTCAGCAAGGAAATCAGCCTGGGCCTACCGTCTGTCTAAACGGACATTTGGACACCGTGAGTTTATGTAAAGGCTGGACCGAGAACCCCTTTGAAGGAACCGTGAAAGATGGCGATATTTATGGGTTAGGGGCCCTGGATATGAAATCAGGATGCAGTGCGATTATGCTTGCTGTAAAACGATTTTCAGAAAGGCATCGGCGCTTCAAAGGGAAGATTCTTGTGACCTTGGTTTCTGATGAAGAGGGCCCCTATGGTCTTGGAACCAATGCGTTAATTGAAGATGGACTGCTGGCGGATGTAGACTTCTCCATTATAGCAGAGCCAAGTGCCGCCTTTCTGGAGAAGCCTTTTCCGGCAATTTGTTTAGGGGCAAGAGGCGGATATGGGGTAGAAATTGAACTGTTTGGCAAATCTGCTCACGCGGCCATACCAGAGCATGGCATTAACGCAGCGACAGATGCGGCAAAAGTCGTCAGTGCATTAAAGGATGTTCACTATTTCCAGGATGAGCTGCTGGGTAAGGGTTCTTTATGTGTGGTGGGGATGGAGAGCGACGGAGGCGCGTGCAGTGTTCCCGATTATGCAACAATCAAACTTTTTTGGCATATTGTCCGCAATGAAAATGAAAGCTCCATACATAAGGAAATCGAAAAGGCAATTAAGCGGGCTGATATTTCCTGTCAATATCAAATTCACTTCAGAGAGGCTCCCTCAGAAGGCTCCAAAGGATTTCTACCTTATACCGTAGAACGCAGCAACACCTTTGTGGATACCTTTATCCGCGTTGCAGAACAAGTCTGCGGGCAGGAAATGAGCATAGGCTATTTACAAAGCATCGGTGATTTCAACTATTTGGGGTCAAGGCTCCAGGCACCGGCTGTAATCTTTGGGGCTGCTGGTCAAGGCCTGCATGGGAGCAATGAACATGCGTCAATTGATTCAATTGTTAAAACATCAGAAACAATATACAACTTTCTAGAAGAAATATTACTTTAG
- a CDS encoding amidohydrolase has translation MDTIFYNGRFKTMDKINPEIEAVAVKNGIITRTGKDEEILALAKAHTKKIDLGGRFALPGFSDSHLHLIYYANTKRKVELSQAKSIEEVVDLCKAGIQEEDQGDEWLLGCGWNQDDWNVPVFPTRADLDKVSEDIPVAITRTCYHATVVNSKALEVLGLEKDIPILSNGIVEVDKHGKANGILRESAQNIIWNRMGVPDIEDLKDRIEDACLDAASKGITAIQTDDFETFTGDTMDLVIRAYKELVSEERLPIRIYQQCLLRTPEKLQGFLDKGYKTGYEFGFYKIGPLKLLNDGSLGARTAHLRKPYWDDPSTSGVPLYDQEKLTEMIKMGHENGMQIAIHCIGDAAIEMAVNSFEKVMLESPRIDPRHGIVHCQITDLDLIERIKKLNLLIYAQPIFIRADRQIINQRVGTELGNTSYNWRAYADRNIHISGGSDCPVEKFDSIPNIYCAVTGKNPENDSDPPWHPENCLTVDETIKSFTAEGAYAAFQENERGTISVGKYADMVVLSGDIYRIPESQIKNIQVEMTIVNGEIKYSVS, from the coding sequence ATGGACACTATTTTTTACAACGGAAGATTTAAAACAATGGATAAGATAAATCCGGAGATAGAGGCTGTAGCGGTTAAAAATGGAATTATCACCAGAACAGGAAAGGATGAGGAAATCCTCGCCCTGGCCAAGGCTCATACTAAAAAGATTGATTTAGGCGGAAGATTTGCCTTGCCGGGGTTCTCTGACAGCCATTTACATCTAATTTACTATGCTAATACCAAACGCAAGGTGGAGTTGTCTCAGGCCAAGTCCATTGAAGAGGTTGTTGATTTGTGTAAAGCAGGGATACAAGAAGAGGATCAAGGGGATGAATGGCTTTTAGGCTGCGGCTGGAATCAGGATGATTGGAATGTGCCGGTATTTCCTACTAGGGCAGATCTGGATAAAGTGTCTGAAGATATTCCTGTTGCCATTACGAGAACCTGTTATCATGCGACTGTTGTCAACTCTAAAGCTTTAGAAGTTCTGGGGCTGGAAAAAGATATACCTATACTTTCCAATGGAATTGTAGAAGTAGATAAACATGGAAAAGCAAACGGGATTTTGCGGGAAAGCGCCCAGAATATTATTTGGAATCGTATGGGTGTACCGGACATAGAAGATCTTAAGGATCGAATCGAAGATGCCTGCTTGGATGCCGCCTCGAAAGGGATTACGGCAATACAGACAGATGATTTTGAAACCTTTACAGGGGATACCATGGACTTGGTCATCCGGGCGTATAAGGAACTGGTATCCGAGGAAAGACTGCCGATTCGAATTTATCAACAGTGCCTGCTGCGCACACCAGAAAAACTCCAGGGATTTTTGGATAAAGGCTATAAGACTGGTTATGAATTTGGTTTTTACAAAATTGGGCCTTTAAAGTTGCTGAATGATGGGTCCCTGGGAGCCAGAACCGCTCACTTGAGAAAGCCCTATTGGGATGATCCCAGCACATCGGGCGTCCCATTGTATGATCAGGAAAAGCTCACTGAAATGATAAAGATGGGCCATGAAAATGGCATGCAGATTGCCATTCACTGTATTGGTGATGCGGCGATAGAAATGGCTGTCAACAGCTTCGAGAAGGTTATGCTTGAATCACCTCGAATAGACCCAAGGCATGGGATTGTGCATTGTCAGATTACAGACCTGGATTTGATTGAGCGGATAAAAAAACTGAACTTGTTGATCTATGCGCAGCCAATTTTCATTAGGGCTGACCGGCAAATTATTAATCAAAGAGTCGGCACAGAATTGGGAAACACAAGCTACAACTGGCGAGCCTATGCAGATCGAAATATTCATATAAGCGGAGGATCGGACTGTCCTGTGGAGAAATTTGATAGCATTCCTAATATTTATTGTGCCGTGACGGGGAAGAATCCTGAAAACGACAGTGATCCCCCATGGCATCCAGAAAATTGCCTGACAGTTGATGAAACCATAAAAAGTTTTACCGCAGAGGGTGCTTATGCAGCCTTTCAGGAAAACGAAAGAGGAACTATTTCAGTGGGGAAATATGCCGATATGGTTGTATTGAGCGGGGATATTTATCGCATACCGGAATCTCAGATTAAAAATATTCAGGTCGAAATGACCATTGTAAATGGTGAAATAAAATATTCCGTATCATAA
- a CDS encoding amidohydrolase has translation MHADLLIRNGKCLCVANDHVYDWIAVTDNNISGVGYREEYKLIFDSIDRSIDANGNTVLPGFYDSHFHLVQTGLNSLSLDLSKAASFDDIGDLIREQARLTPEQPIHAKGLYPYNLKEKCFPDRTVLDKFCNDVPVWVTSSEFHISALNTYGILYYKIPFTIGGIELDSKAMPTGIFKQQANVILRENILRSISNSYRLDAVKGVLDNAIKHGITTIDTMEGGFLFCNKDAELIYDYRDTFPIDVNLYYQTSDIKKVKELRLSRMGSNPFIDGTLGSRNAALYFPYADDPNNMGELYFTQEDLNEFLVECYKNRLQTSLHVIGGRAIELAIKAHEHALNITGNTGLRHRLEHVELVNNSQILRARELGLVFSMQPTYEHLWGGKGKMYEVRIGEHYKEANPFREILDSGVVICGSSESDVTPIGPTLGIHSAVNHSVKEHRVERMEAIRMFTINGAFAVFEEKTKGSLEVGKVADIVILNKDIMNVPQEKIKDVAVETTIKSGCILYHTNELCLGVNGHD, from the coding sequence ATGCATGCAGATCTTTTGATAAGAAATGGAAAATGTTTATGTGTGGCTAATGATCACGTTTATGATTGGATAGCTGTGACCGACAATAATATATCGGGAGTGGGTTATCGAGAGGAATATAAACTGATCTTTGACAGCATCGATCGCAGCATCGATGCAAATGGCAATACCGTTTTGCCCGGTTTTTATGATAGCCACTTTCATTTAGTGCAAACGGGACTGAATTCATTGAGCTTAGATTTATCAAAAGCCGCTTCTTTTGATGATATTGGGGACCTAATCCGAGAGCAGGCCAGATTAACTCCCGAACAGCCCATTCATGCAAAAGGATTGTATCCCTATAATTTAAAAGAAAAGTGTTTCCCCGACCGGACGGTATTGGATAAGTTCTGCAATGATGTTCCTGTGTGGGTCACCAGCAGCGAGTTTCATATCAGTGCGTTAAATACATATGGGATATTATATTACAAGATTCCCTTCACAATAGGTGGAATTGAGCTTGACAGCAAAGCCATGCCCACGGGCATCTTTAAACAGCAGGCTAATGTCATCCTAAGAGAAAATATTTTAAGAAGCATATCCAATTCTTATCGGCTGGATGCGGTGAAAGGCGTGCTGGATAATGCCATTAAGCACGGAATTACTACCATAGATACCATGGAGGGCGGCTTTTTGTTTTGTAATAAGGATGCGGAACTGATATATGATTATAGGGATACATTCCCTATTGATGTCAATTTATATTACCAGACGTCAGATATTAAAAAAGTTAAGGAGCTTCGCTTGTCTCGAATGGGTTCCAATCCCTTTATCGATGGAACATTAGGCTCCAGAAATGCAGCCCTTTACTTTCCTTATGCAGATGATCCCAATAACATGGGGGAACTGTATTTTACACAAGAAGATTTAAATGAATTTTTAGTAGAATGTTATAAAAACCGGTTGCAGACTTCGCTTCATGTCATTGGTGGCAGAGCGATTGAACTAGCCATCAAGGCCCATGAGCATGCGTTGAACATTACCGGCAATACAGGGCTTCGGCACCGGCTCGAGCATGTGGAACTGGTCAATAACAGTCAGATTTTAAGAGCTAGAGAGCTAGGGCTCGTGTTTTCTATGCAGCCCACCTATGAACACTTATGGGGCGGAAAAGGTAAAATGTATGAGGTGAGAATTGGTGAACACTATAAAGAAGCAAATCCTTTCCGAGAGATTCTTGACAGCGGTGTTGTCATCTGCGGAAGTTCTGAAAGTGATGTGACCCCCATTGGACCGACGCTAGGCATCCATTCTGCCGTAAATCACTCGGTAAAGGAACATCGAGTAGAACGGATGGAAGCGATTCGGATGTTTACCATCAATGGAGCTTTTGCCGTTTTTGAAGAGAAGACAAAGGGCAGTTTAGAGGTGGGCAAAGTAGCGGATATTGTGATTTTAAACAAAGATATTATGAACGTACCCCAGGAAAAGAT